In Persephonella sp., a genomic segment contains:
- a CDS encoding tetratricopeptide repeat protein, which produces MVEDIIKVLEKGDISTALKEVREKPFPENLLAEGIIYYHTGNIEKAKQLLQKYIDSGREDPEAYYYLGNIFIEEKNFKKAINYLKKAIKIKEKPEYFNDLGFAFFSLGDYENAIKNYNKALKLDPDNPVFYYNRALAYRKSGNLEKAIKNYNRAIALNPDDPDYYYNLGIVYRLTGNPEKAISSYQKAIKLNPENENYWNNLGNAYYDIGEYQKAIEAYKKAVEINPSYFLGWQNLANTYLDIGDYENAIKAFKKALKLYKYCADCYMDMGIAYKELGEYEKALKAYDKAVEIDKSLKATAIYNKACLFASKGENQKAKEYLEKAFELDSSLKEFAKEDKDVKHLL; this is translated from the coding sequence ATGGTTGAGGATATTATCAAAGTTTTGGAAAAAGGGGATATAAGCACTGCCTTAAAAGAAGTTAGAGAGAAGCCCTTTCCTGAAAATCTCCTTGCCGAAGGAATTATTTACTACCACACCGGAAATATAGAAAAAGCAAAACAATTACTTCAAAAATATATAGATTCAGGGAGAGAAGATCCTGAGGCTTACTATTATCTGGGAAATATTTTCATTGAGGAGAAAAATTTTAAAAAGGCAATAAACTATCTAAAAAAAGCTATAAAAATTAAAGAAAAACCTGAGTATTTTAATGATTTAGGATTTGCATTTTTTAGCCTGGGAGATTACGAGAATGCAATAAAAAATTACAATAAAGCACTTAAGTTAGACCCTGACAATCCTGTTTTTTATTACAACAGAGCCCTTGCATACAGGAAATCAGGTAATCTGGAAAAAGCCATAAAAAACTATAATCGGGCAATTGCACTTAATCCTGATGACCCTGATTATTATTACAATCTGGGTATTGTTTACAGGCTAACAGGAAACCCTGAAAAAGCGATATCAAGCTACCAGAAGGCAATAAAACTTAATCCTGAAAATGAGAACTACTGGAACAATCTGGGAAATGCTTATTACGATATAGGAGAATATCAGAAAGCTATAGAAGCTTATAAAAAAGCAGTTGAGATAAATCCTTCATATTTTCTTGGCTGGCAAAATCTGGCAAATACATATCTGGATATAGGAGATTATGAAAATGCTATAAAAGCTTTTAAAAAGGCTCTAAAGTTATACAAATACTGTGCAGACTGTTATATGGACATGGGAATTGCATATAAAGAACTTGGAGAATATGAAAAAGCATTAAAGGCTTATGATAAAGCAGTTGAAATAGACAAATCCCTTAAAGCAACGGCGATTTACAACAAAGCCTGCCTTTTTGCTTCAAAAGGTGAAAATCAAAAGGCAAAAGAGTATTTAGAAAAGGCTTTTGAGCTGGATTCATCCTTGAAGGAGTTTGCAAAAGAAGATAAAGATGTTAAACATCTTTTATAA
- the murA gene encoding UDP-N-acetylglucosamine 1-carboxyvinyltransferase → KVALPGGCSIGTRPVDLHLKALKKMGAKIKVEHGYIYAEAPYGLKGAEINFEKITVTGTENILMAAALAEGETIIKNAAKEPEVVDLAVMLKKMGADIKGEGTDTIYVKGVKKLSGTTHSIIPDRIEAGTFAVLSALFDGQIIIDKYPEEYLKFVHQILKQIGITPVKIGEAQFIFKPENSLRPVDIETKEYPYFPTDLQAQFMTLLSVVKGTSTVTENIFENRFMHVPELKRLGADIEIKEKTAIIKGVEKLSGAEVKATDLRASAAMVIAGLIAEGTTRIYDIYHLDRGYENIDYKLSKLGARVSRGIQEL, encoded by the coding sequence AAAAGTAGCCCTTCCCGGAGGTTGTTCAATAGGCACAAGACCTGTTGACCTTCATCTGAAAGCCCTTAAAAAAATGGGTGCCAAAATCAAGGTTGAACATGGATATATATACGCAGAAGCCCCTTATGGCCTAAAAGGAGCAGAGATAAACTTTGAAAAAATCACAGTTACAGGAACAGAAAATATCCTGATGGCAGCTGCTCTGGCAGAAGGGGAAACGATTATAAAAAATGCTGCAAAAGAACCAGAGGTGGTGGACCTTGCAGTAATGCTGAAAAAAATGGGTGCGGATATAAAAGGAGAAGGGACAGACACCATTTATGTAAAAGGTGTCAAAAAACTTTCAGGAACCACACACAGCATAATTCCAGACAGAATTGAAGCAGGAACATTTGCAGTTTTATCTGCATTATTTGATGGTCAAATTATAATTGATAAATACCCTGAAGAATATCTAAAATTTGTTCATCAGATACTAAAACAGATAGGAATAACCCCTGTAAAAATTGGGGAAGCTCAGTTTATATTCAAACCAGAAAATAGCCTTAGACCTGTAGATATAGAAACAAAAGAATACCCATACTTCCCAACAGACCTGCAGGCACAATTTATGACCCTTTTATCCGTTGTAAAAGGAACTTCCACAGTAACAGAAAATATATTTGAAAATAGATTTATGCATGTGCCGGAGCTTAAAAGATTAGGGGCAGATATAGAAATAAAAGAAAAAACTGCCATTATAAAAGGCGTTGAAAAACTATCAGGGGCAGAGGTCAAAGCAACAGACCTGAGGGCAAGTGCAGCAATGGTAATAGCCGGTCTGATAGCAGAAGGAACAACAAGGATATACGATATATACCATCTGGACAGGGGATATGAAAATATAGATTATAAACTCAGTAAATTAGGTGCCAGAGTTTCACGGGGAATTCAGGAATTATAA